The Paraburkholderia sp. ZP32-5 genome includes a window with the following:
- a CDS encoding DUF493 family protein yields the protein MNPENDSLFEFPCDFPIKVMGKSHPEFEATIVDVVRQFDGDVDPSRVETRPSSSGTYTGLTVTVRATSRAHLDDIYRALTGHPMVKVVL from the coding sequence ATGAATCCCGAGAACGACTCACTGTTTGAATTTCCCTGCGATTTCCCGATCAAGGTGATGGGCAAATCGCATCCCGAGTTTGAGGCGACGATCGTCGACGTGGTGCGGCAGTTCGATGGCGACGTCGACCCATCGCGCGTCGAAACCCGGCCGTCGAGCAGCGGCACCTACACCGGGCTGACCGTTACCGTGCGTGCGACGAGCCGCGCGCATCTCGACGATATCTATCGCGCGCTGACCGGCCATCCGATGGTCAAGGTCGTGCTGTAA
- a CDS encoding transcriptional regulator GcvA: MDLRQLPALNAIKAFEAAARHESFSRAADELFVTHGAVSHQIRALEAELGVSLFARDGKRVRLTETGRRYATQVRAALLQLADATRSIRAGDRDRRLVVSMLTSFAARWVTPRIGSFIEAHPQWDLELLSTNALTDFARDDVDVAIRFGFGKYPGLHAELLLEEIFFPACAPDFNGGKLPQTPADLAKVPLLRSDDELWRPWFDAAGLTEWPEPKRGVLYQDSSNLLQAAVDGQGVALTRRSLAMHEIAAGRLVRLFDVDGPSPWQYYFICPQQMLETERVRAFRDWVFDEVGRFRQLFDLACAAGPAASARLAAEGTTADALRVTP; encoded by the coding sequence ATGGACCTCCGGCAACTCCCGGCCTTGAACGCGATCAAGGCGTTCGAAGCCGCCGCCCGCCACGAAAGCTTTTCGCGCGCCGCCGACGAACTGTTCGTCACGCACGGCGCCGTCAGCCATCAGATTCGCGCGCTCGAGGCCGAACTGGGCGTGTCGCTGTTCGCGCGCGACGGCAAGCGCGTGCGTCTCACCGAAACCGGCCGGCGCTACGCGACGCAGGTGCGCGCCGCGCTGCTGCAACTCGCCGACGCGACGCGCTCGATCCGCGCCGGCGACCGCGACCGCCGCCTCGTCGTATCGATGTTGACGTCGTTCGCGGCGCGCTGGGTCACGCCGCGCATCGGCAGCTTTATCGAGGCCCATCCGCAGTGGGATCTCGAACTGCTGTCCACCAATGCGCTGACGGACTTCGCGCGCGATGACGTCGACGTCGCGATCCGCTTCGGCTTCGGCAAATATCCGGGGCTGCACGCGGAGCTGCTGCTCGAAGAGATCTTCTTTCCGGCCTGCGCGCCGGACTTCAATGGCGGCAAGCTGCCGCAAACGCCCGCCGATCTCGCCAAGGTGCCGCTGCTGCGCTCCGATGACGAACTATGGCGCCCATGGTTCGACGCGGCCGGCCTCACCGAGTGGCCGGAGCCGAAGCGCGGCGTGCTGTATCAGGACTCGTCGAATCTGTTGCAGGCGGCCGTCGACGGCCAAGGGGTCGCGCTCACGCGCCGCTCGCTCGCGATGCATGAAATCGCAGCGGGCCGGCTCGTGCGGCTCTTCGATGTGGATGGGCCGAGCCCGTGGCAATACTATTTCATCTGCCCGCAGCAGATGCTCGAAACAGAGCGGGTCAGAGCGTTTCGCGACTGGGTGTTCGACGAGGTGGGACGTTTCAGGCAGCTTTTCGATCTGGCCTGCGCGGCGGGTCCGGCGGCGAGTGCGCGCCTCGCGGCGGAAGGGACGACGGCGGACGCGTTGCGCGTCACGCCGTGA
- a CDS encoding DUF2917 domain-containing protein, with translation MREISSSIAYEIRTGDTLPLKVARSTRLTVRGGAVWVTRSDDTKDYWLQPGNTMRLRRGERLWLSAEGAAVAKVTFSVPTRCDERALNWLARIGERWVMRVRGGWRTV, from the coding sequence ATGCGAGAAATTTCCTCTAGCATTGCATATGAAATCCGCACGGGCGACACGTTGCCGCTGAAGGTCGCGCGCAGCACCAGGCTGACCGTGCGCGGCGGCGCGGTATGGGTTACGCGCAGCGACGATACGAAGGACTATTGGCTGCAGCCGGGCAACACGATGCGTCTGCGGCGCGGTGAACGGCTGTGGCTCAGCGCCGAGGGCGCCGCGGTCGCGAAGGTGACGTTCTCGGTGCCGACGCGCTGCGACGAACGCGCGCTGAACTGGCTCGCGCGCATCGGCGAGCGGTGGGTGATGCGGGTGCGCGGAGGCTGGCGCACGGTTTAA